The DNA region CGAGTATTTTATTCTTATTAGGATATGAAGCAGAAGCAGTACTAGTTTCTTTGGAGCTAGTAGGGTAGAACTacctagtcaaggggatgacaaTGTAATTGGCACTTTTTCTAGTCAATGCAACTAAATTCTTAgcctttgtttttcaaatttcctTTTACAGAACAATATTTGCTTAGTAGTAAACTTTCATGAAATACTTTTTCCAATGATTCCATCTAAGATTTCTGGTTTCCAAGATCCATCATGTTAAAACCCTTTGCTTCTTGTGATAGTTATGTCAAATGCAGTGCCATGATGCAAATATAGTGCAAACATTCAAATATATCCTACgaggaaaaaaaattgaagatGTGCTAAATCTGTTTTGCTCTTTTACCCTGTCATCTGTATGCAATATATATGCCTCACAGTATCATGCCAATCCTTCTACCATAATAGTGGATGTTGAAACAGGTGGAGACAAGGACTTTGGAAGAGTTGGAAGAGTTATTGGAATTTTCTAGTCAGAATAGGACATCCTTGACTCGAATTATGCTGGATAATATGGTGGTTCCTCTTCCAAACGGAGATGTggatgtctcaatgctgaaggaTGCAGTTCAGTTGGTTAATGGTAGATTTGAGACTAAGGTAATTGGTGTTTTTATGAGAATGGCGCATGCCCATCTAATCAGTATCTCTTTTGcttgaattttcataatttctcTTTCAACATCTTCTTACTTGGTTCATGGTAGATTTGAGACTGAGGTAATTGATGTTTTATGAGAATGGTGCATGCCCATCTAATCAGTATCTCTTTTgcctgaattttcataatttctcTCTTTCAACATCTTCTTACTCGGTTCATGTTAAGGCGACTTGTGTGATCCCTGACATTGAGAATGCTCTTGAAAGCTCATGTACCAGATTGATGGTTCAGAAAGCATCCAAATTGAGCTATTACTAAGACATTTTTGACTTTTTGTGTGAATTCGCTTGCTCCACAAGCAATTATTGTTTTATGCAATTAACTTGGCAAATACAGCAAACCATTTTCTCTATTTGTATTTAGTTTAGTTTGACCTACATTTAACTCATTTGAAGTTAACAATAATTTATTGATGGCAGTCAACACTCTAATCATGTACCCATAGAATTTGCAGTTCCTTTCTCACTGTATGTACAAGTGTTGTGCATTTGCAAATTTAATGAGGCTAGTGTGTTTGCAAACTTGAACAAATATTCTGATAATTTATAAGCTTTATGTGTTTTTTAGAAATGCCTTAAGGTACTTCTTAATGAATTTTCCCATGTTGTCCAGGTACTTCTATagattcttcctcatgatatttttgtttagtagttcgtaaatcttaaaatcttgctataccttgattcatcagagcatgggaatgaaatttgaggtttacaatcttcgactacctgttatcaatatggcctcactcaaagtattttattaagatttttgaacttacgcatcaccttcagatttaagttagttacttgattttcattgtctttgaaggactattgttattatatattttcctgGTTTCTTGTCAAAATAGTATTGTATTTTGATTTAAGTTAGTTACTATTTTGATGTTAAATTTCTTCTTACAGTTCTTCTGCTGCGCTGTATCTCTTTAAAGGCTTTTAAGCCCCCACACTATATGCAGTGAAGTTAACAACATGCGTGAAAAAGAAAAATGCTCGACTTAAGAATTTTGTTTCCACATTTGTTACGTAGAGCAGAGATAAGTTTGTGGATTATAGAGACTCCTtgagcaactttgagaaacaaATGCAGTAGTAGATTGCTGGTGCAAGCCACGCAAATCAATAAACTTACATGGCCAAGCCGCAGTTCTTTCTTTTCCTCTCGCTGGAAATCATATCAGCAACAGCTCTGGTTGTTCTTGGTCAGTCTTCATCTGGTATATATCAGAAAGAAATCTTAATTATTCCATAATTAAACTATAACAATGACAGGATCTATCATTAGACTGCTCATAGCCTAACCTTTTGTGCAGGAGATTCAATGACGCCGAACAGCTCACTTATCGATGGCCAGACCTTGATATCAGCGGGAGGCGTATTCCAGCTTGGCTTCTTCAGTCCTGATCAAGATTCGGAGAATGGATCAGGACTGAAGAATCGCCCGCCGGGACAAAGCATAGTATTGATgaatgtttctctttttaagtattccaattagtcatcttgttacctggtgctcttactgctttttcaactataatttttagtcttggtttactaatatattatttatgtgtttttacaatttacaaatctcaagtactctagagttgaaattgatgaagtggggttcgagtgggctgaatgtatgctagattacatttgaagtgcggttctaacttgatgtgttgttaaaagaatgttctaccttgattctgatatctattagcttttgatgtaaaaagaatatttatgtattttatggatactattgtaagaagaatatttatgtactttgtgaatatttgtgtattttatatatactgttgaatgaagaatatttgtgtaatttgtgaatatttgtgtatttttttggttACTGTTTCGGAAATTAAATTTGtactgttaaaaaatactgatattacatcgattttccaccgctgtaaaatcggtgttattaactactattacatcggtcgtataccgctgccaaaactggtgttattaacatataatattacatcggttttacaccgttgatgaaatggtgtcgttaagtgatactacaccgattttaaaccgatgtctaaaatg from Zingiber officinale cultivar Zhangliang chromosome 4B, Zo_v1.1, whole genome shotgun sequence includes:
- the LOC121974829 gene encoding nicotinate-nucleotide pyrophosphorylase [carboxylating], chloroplastic-like isoform X2, translating into MKSEKRSNRRSCSGLFCFGGPRVNDSDVQPPAAGGREKKKVLAHSPARSRPVRDGDESRPKKSSAEVETRTLEELEELLEFSSQNRTSLTRIMLDNMVVPLPNGDVDVSMLKDAVQLVNGRFETKFFCCAVSL